The proteins below come from a single Camelus bactrianus isolate YW-2024 breed Bactrian camel chromosome 2, ASM4877302v1, whole genome shotgun sequence genomic window:
- the LOC123620004 gene encoding secretory calcium-binding phosphoprotein proline-glutamine-rich protein 1 produces the protein MKFLILASLLITATALPIPLEQPGGSSSSQRFNVYPPQEPAFFPQIPFPLPPQLPLIPIPLPFPFLNNPNQVLTLDDLIAVNSSALLIYKFIKNITFNTLYMMSQFILSSIFICPIHLETK, from the exons ATGAAATTTCTTATCCTGGCTAGCCTTTTGATCACTGCCACTGCTCTGCCCATCCCT CTTGAACAACCTGGAGGAAGTTCCAGTAGTCAG AGATTTAACGTTTACCCACCGCAAGAACCAGCATTTTTTCCCCAGATCCCGTTTCCCCTACCTCCGCAATTGCCCCTG attccaattcctcttccttttccatttcttaataATCCAAATCAG GTCCTGACACTTGATGACCTTATAGCGGTAAATTCATCTGCCTTGTTAATCTAtaagtttataaaaaatattacatTCAACACCCTATATATGATGAGCCAGTTCATCTTATCATCTATCTTTATTTGTCCAATTCATTTGGAAACAAAATAA
- the SPARCL1 gene encoding SPARC-like protein 1 isoform X2, producing the protein MKTVAFFLYMLGTVAAIPTQARFLSDHSNPTADSLNSFQKTEMLVTAERTAVPTVKAEDAENEKETAVSIEDHPNHKPEKSSILKSEEENYDQLADQDPSHGQNLGLQDQEESESDLPVNLEYATTEGTLDLKEDMSEPEKETLPEITDFLGHDISSIVDSNQQKSITKTEENQQQTTNDSHPQFNRSSKHSQDLNDQGREEQDPNIPNGEEEGEKEPGEVGTHKDNQEREREVPKEHPDSKQKEDITQSDDILEESNQPTQVSKVQKDEFEQGNQEQEEENSNAEMEEETVSKINKHDQDTEWQSQEGKPGLEVNSNHEETGKKTLFEPLLVEPTDDGNIMPRNHGADGDGNDGPRHNASDDYFTPSEAFLENERAQSNYYHIKYEEQREKAHENENVDTSAPVENQGAKKVESSLNEDDSSTEGNMRMHGVDSCMSFQCKRGHICKADQQGKPHCVCQDPVTCPPTKLLDQVCGTDNQTYASSCHLFATKCRLEGTKKGHQLQLDYFGACKSIPVCTDFEVTQFPLRMRDWLKNILMQLYEPNPEHAGYLNEKQRNKVKKIYLDEKRLLAGDHSIDLLLRDFKKNYHMYVYPVHWQFSELDQHPRDRVLTHSELAPLRASLVPMEHCITRFFEECDPNKDKHITLKEWGLCFEIKEEDIDENLLF; encoded by the exons ATGAAGACCGTGGCTTTTTTCCTATACATGTTGGGAACTGTAGCTGCAATCCCG acacAAGCAAGGTTCCTATCTGATCATTCCAACCCAACTGCTGATTCCTTGAATtccttccaaaagactgaaatgCTGGTAACAGCTGAGCGCACTGCAGTTCCCACTGTAAAGGCTGAAGatgcagaaaatgaaaaggaaactgcAGTATCCATAGAAGACCATCCCAACCATAAG cctgAAAAATCTTCAATACTAAAGTCAGAGGAAGAAAACTATGATCAGTTAGCAGATCAAGACCCGAGTCATGGCCAAAACCTGGGATTACAGGATCAAGAGGAAAGTGAAAGTGACTTACCAGTGAATTTGGAGTATGCAACAACTGAAGGTACACTGGACCTAAAGGAAGATATGAGTGAGCCTGAAAAGGAAACACTCCCAGAGATCACTGATTTCCTTGGTCATGACATTAGCTCCATTGTAGATTCTAACCAACAAAAAAGCATCACAAAGACAGAGGAAAACCAACAACAAACTACAAATGACTCACATCCTCAGTTCAACAGGAGCAGCAAACATAGCCAAGACCTAAATGATCAAGGAAGGGAAGAGCAGGATCCAAATATTCCAAATGGAGAAGAGGAAGGCGAAAAAGAGCCAGGTGAAGTTGGTACCCACAAGGATAAccaagaaagggagagagaagttcCCAAGGAGCATCCTGACAGCAAGCAGAAAGAAGACATTACCCAATCTGATGATATTTTGGAAGAGTCCAATCAACCAACTCAAGTAAGCAAGGTGCAGAAAGATGAATTTGAGCAGGGTAACCAAGAACAAGAGGAGGAAAACTCCAATgcagaaatggaagaggaaactGTGTCAAAAATCAATAAACACGATCAAGATACAGAATGGCAGAGCCAAGAAGGAAAGCCTGGCCTTGAAGTTAACAGCAACCATGAGGAGACGGGTAAAAAGACTCTTTTTGAGCCTTTGCTGGTGGAGCCTACTGATGATGGTAACATCATGCCCAGAAATCACGGGGCTGATGGTGATGGCAATGATGGCCCCAGACACAATGCAAGTGATGACTACTTCACCCCAAGCGAGGCCTTCCTGGAGAATGAAAGAGCTCAATCCAATTATTACCACATCAAATATGAGGAGCAAAGAGAAAAAGCACATGAGAATGAGAATGTGGATACCAGTGCACCTGTAGAAAACCAAGGG GCCAAGAAAGTAGAGAGCTCACTGAATGAAGATGACAGTTCAACTGAAGGCAACATGAGGATGCATGGTGTTG ATTCTTGCATGAGCTTCCAGTGTAAAAGAGGACACATCTGCAAGGCTGATCAACAGGGAAAACCCCACTGTGTTTGCCAAGATCCAGTGACTTGTCCTCCTACAAAACTCCTTGACCAA GTTTGTGGCACTGACAATCAGACCTATGCCAGCTCCTGTCATCTCTTTGCTACCAAGTGCAGACTGGAGGGGACCAAAAAGGGGCACCAACTGCAATTGGATTATTTTGGAGCCTGCAAAT CTATTCCTGTTTGCACAGATTTTGAAGTGACCCAGTTTCCTCTAAGGATGAGAGACTGGCTCAAGAATATCCTTATGCAGCTTTATGAGCCTAACCCTGAACACGCTGGATATCTaaatgagaagcagagaaataaa GTCAAGAAAATTTACCTGGATGAAAAGAGACTCTTGGCTGGGGACCATTCCATTGACCTTCTTTTAAGAGACTTTAAGAAAAACTACCACATGTATGTGTATCCTGTGCACTGGCAGTTTAGTGAACTTGACCAACATCCTAGGGACAG AGTCTTGACACACTCTGAGCTCGCTCCTTTGCGCGCATCTCTGGTGCCCATGGAACACTGCATAACGCGCTTCTTTGAAGAATGTGACCCCAACAAGGATAAGCACATCACCCTGAAGGAGTGGGGCCTCTGCTTTGAAATTAAAGAAG aaGACATAGATGAAAATCTCCTGTTTTGA
- the SPARCL1 gene encoding SPARC-like protein 1 isoform X1: MRMRLLGTVLRSRKMKTVAFFLYMLGTVAAIPTQARFLSDHSNPTADSLNSFQKTEMLVTAERTAVPTVKAEDAENEKETAVSIEDHPNHKPEKSSILKSEEENYDQLADQDPSHGQNLGLQDQEESESDLPVNLEYATTEGTLDLKEDMSEPEKETLPEITDFLGHDISSIVDSNQQKSITKTEENQQQTTNDSHPQFNRSSKHSQDLNDQGREEQDPNIPNGEEEGEKEPGEVGTHKDNQEREREVPKEHPDSKQKEDITQSDDILEESNQPTQVSKVQKDEFEQGNQEQEEENSNAEMEEETVSKINKHDQDTEWQSQEGKPGLEVNSNHEETGKKTLFEPLLVEPTDDGNIMPRNHGADGDGNDGPRHNASDDYFTPSEAFLENERAQSNYYHIKYEEQREKAHENENVDTSAPVENQGAKKVESSLNEDDSSTEGNMRMHGVDSCMSFQCKRGHICKADQQGKPHCVCQDPVTCPPTKLLDQVCGTDNQTYASSCHLFATKCRLEGTKKGHQLQLDYFGACKSIPVCTDFEVTQFPLRMRDWLKNILMQLYEPNPEHAGYLNEKQRNKVKKIYLDEKRLLAGDHSIDLLLRDFKKNYHMYVYPVHWQFSELDQHPRDRVLTHSELAPLRASLVPMEHCITRFFEECDPNKDKHITLKEWGLCFEIKEEDIDENLLF, encoded by the exons GTCTAGAAAGATGAAGACCGTGGCTTTTTTCCTATACATGTTGGGAACTGTAGCTGCAATCCCG acacAAGCAAGGTTCCTATCTGATCATTCCAACCCAACTGCTGATTCCTTGAATtccttccaaaagactgaaatgCTGGTAACAGCTGAGCGCACTGCAGTTCCCACTGTAAAGGCTGAAGatgcagaaaatgaaaaggaaactgcAGTATCCATAGAAGACCATCCCAACCATAAG cctgAAAAATCTTCAATACTAAAGTCAGAGGAAGAAAACTATGATCAGTTAGCAGATCAAGACCCGAGTCATGGCCAAAACCTGGGATTACAGGATCAAGAGGAAAGTGAAAGTGACTTACCAGTGAATTTGGAGTATGCAACAACTGAAGGTACACTGGACCTAAAGGAAGATATGAGTGAGCCTGAAAAGGAAACACTCCCAGAGATCACTGATTTCCTTGGTCATGACATTAGCTCCATTGTAGATTCTAACCAACAAAAAAGCATCACAAAGACAGAGGAAAACCAACAACAAACTACAAATGACTCACATCCTCAGTTCAACAGGAGCAGCAAACATAGCCAAGACCTAAATGATCAAGGAAGGGAAGAGCAGGATCCAAATATTCCAAATGGAGAAGAGGAAGGCGAAAAAGAGCCAGGTGAAGTTGGTACCCACAAGGATAAccaagaaagggagagagaagttcCCAAGGAGCATCCTGACAGCAAGCAGAAAGAAGACATTACCCAATCTGATGATATTTTGGAAGAGTCCAATCAACCAACTCAAGTAAGCAAGGTGCAGAAAGATGAATTTGAGCAGGGTAACCAAGAACAAGAGGAGGAAAACTCCAATgcagaaatggaagaggaaactGTGTCAAAAATCAATAAACACGATCAAGATACAGAATGGCAGAGCCAAGAAGGAAAGCCTGGCCTTGAAGTTAACAGCAACCATGAGGAGACGGGTAAAAAGACTCTTTTTGAGCCTTTGCTGGTGGAGCCTACTGATGATGGTAACATCATGCCCAGAAATCACGGGGCTGATGGTGATGGCAATGATGGCCCCAGACACAATGCAAGTGATGACTACTTCACCCCAAGCGAGGCCTTCCTGGAGAATGAAAGAGCTCAATCCAATTATTACCACATCAAATATGAGGAGCAAAGAGAAAAAGCACATGAGAATGAGAATGTGGATACCAGTGCACCTGTAGAAAACCAAGGG GCCAAGAAAGTAGAGAGCTCACTGAATGAAGATGACAGTTCAACTGAAGGCAACATGAGGATGCATGGTGTTG ATTCTTGCATGAGCTTCCAGTGTAAAAGAGGACACATCTGCAAGGCTGATCAACAGGGAAAACCCCACTGTGTTTGCCAAGATCCAGTGACTTGTCCTCCTACAAAACTCCTTGACCAA GTTTGTGGCACTGACAATCAGACCTATGCCAGCTCCTGTCATCTCTTTGCTACCAAGTGCAGACTGGAGGGGACCAAAAAGGGGCACCAACTGCAATTGGATTATTTTGGAGCCTGCAAAT CTATTCCTGTTTGCACAGATTTTGAAGTGACCCAGTTTCCTCTAAGGATGAGAGACTGGCTCAAGAATATCCTTATGCAGCTTTATGAGCCTAACCCTGAACACGCTGGATATCTaaatgagaagcagagaaataaa GTCAAGAAAATTTACCTGGATGAAAAGAGACTCTTGGCTGGGGACCATTCCATTGACCTTCTTTTAAGAGACTTTAAGAAAAACTACCACATGTATGTGTATCCTGTGCACTGGCAGTTTAGTGAACTTGACCAACATCCTAGGGACAG AGTCTTGACACACTCTGAGCTCGCTCCTTTGCGCGCATCTCTGGTGCCCATGGAACACTGCATAACGCGCTTCTTTGAAGAATGTGACCCCAACAAGGATAAGCACATCACCCTGAAGGAGTGGGGCCTCTGCTTTGAAATTAAAGAAG aaGACATAGATGAAAATCTCCTGTTTTGA